The DNA region CGATAAGGCTAACATTGAGTGCTGGTTCATGGTTGAACGCGATAGCGATGAGGATAGGGAAGTTGATATAGCGTTCATTGAGGGAAGCATTTCAACAGAGGAGGAAGTCGAGCTCGTAAAGAAGATTAGAGAGAAGGCGAAGATTGTCATAGCTGTTGGTTCATGTGCCGTCCACGGTGGAGTGCAGAGCTGGGGCAACGACAAGGAGCTTGAAGAGCTCTGGAAGACTGTCTATGGTGATGGTAAAGTCAAATTCGAGCCAAGAATGGCAGAGCCCGTTGAGAAGTACATTAAAGTTGACTACAGGCTCTATGGTTGCCCACCGGAGAAGAAGGACTTCCTCTACGCTTTAGGAACATTCCTAATCGGTTCATGGCCTGAGGATATCGATTATCCAGTATGTGTCGAGTGTAGGCTTAAGGGCAATTCATGTATACTCATCGAAAAGGGAGAACCATGCCTTGGACCATTAACTGTTGCTGGATGTGATGCAAGATGTCCAAGCTACAACATAGCGTGCATTGGATGTAGAGGTGCTATAGGCTACGACGTTGCATGGTTCGACTCACTAGCTAAGACATTCAAAGAGAAGGGTCTAACAAAGGAGGAAATCCTTGAGAGAATGAGAATATTCAACGCCCACAACCCGAAGCTTGAAGAGATGGTTAACAAAATCTTTGAGGAGGGAGAATGATGTATATACCAATTACTGTTGATCACATTGCACGTGTAGAGGGAAAAGGCGGAATTGAGATAGTCATGGGCGACGAAGGCGTTAAGGAGGTCAAGCTCAACATCATTGAAGGTCCAAGGTTCTTTGAGGCTATAACAATTGGCAAGAAGCTTGAAGAAGCCTTGGCCGTTTATCCAAGAATTTGCTCATTCTGTTCAGCAGCTCACAAACTCACCGCCGTAGAAGCAGCTGAGAAGGCTGTTGGATTTACCCCAAGGGAAGAGATACAGGACTTGAGAGACCTCCTGTATATAGGCGACATGATTGAAAGCCATGCACTTCACCTTTACTTGCTCGTCCTCCCGGACTACCTCGGTTACTCCAATCCACTCAGCATGCTCGACAAGTACAAGAAAGAAATCGAGTACGCGATGGCCCTAAAGAATATCGGTGCTAAGATAATGGACTATTTAGCCTCAAGACCGATCCATCAGGAGAACGCCATAATGGGAGGTTTTGGAAAGCTCCCAACAAAAGCCCAGTTTGAAGAACTTAAGAGGGAACTTAAAGAGGCTCTCCCGATGGCGGAATATACAGTGGAGCTCTTCTCAAAGCTCGAGCAGTACAAAGAGGTCGAAGACAAGGAAATGATACATATGGCAGTTAAGCCGAGGAACGGCGTTTACGGCATCTTTGGAGATTACATTAAGGTCAGCGATGGCTTTGAGTTCCCAGTTGAGGACTATCAAAAGCACATCGTTGAGCGCGTTGTGGAGCACAGCTTTGCCAAACACTCATTCTACAAGGATAAGCCTTTCATGGTCGGTGCAATCTCAAGAATAGTTAACAATGCTGACCTGCTCTATGGTAGGGCCAAAGAACTTTATGCACAGTACAAGGATCTCCTTCGCTATGACAACTGCTTTGCCAACAACTTTGCCCAAGCACTTGAACTTGTCTACTTCATAGAGAGGGCTATAGACATAATTGATGATACTCTCGCAAAGTGGCCAATCAGGCCGAGGGACGAGGTGGAGATAAGAGATGGTCGTGGTGTCAGCATCACAGAGGCCCCGAGAGGACTCGTGGCATACACAATTGAGGTCAAAGACGGAAGGGTTGCATATGCAGACATAATCACACCAACAGCAATGAACTTGGCTATAATGGAGCGCCACGTTAGGATGATGGCTGAGAAGCACTACCAAGACGATCCAGAGCGCTTGAAGTATTTGACAGAGATGACAGTTAGAGCCTACGACCCATGTATCTCATGTTCAGTACACGTGGTTAAGCTCTGACTTTACCTTTTTATATTCCTTAACTCCCTTTTCTCTTTGGAGGTCTAGAGCATGGAAACACTTATTTTAGCTTTAGGAAACGAACTCATGAAAGATGACGGTGTTGGTC from Palaeococcus pacificus DY20341 includes:
- the hydD gene encoding NADPH-dependent hydrogenase/sulfhydrogenase 1 subunit delta, producing MENGKVRVGFYALTSCYGCQLQFAMMDEIIQLLDKANIECWFMVERDSDEDREVDIAFIEGSISTEEEVELVKKIREKAKIVIAVGSCAVHGGVQSWGNDKELEELWKTVYGDGKVKFEPRMAEPVEKYIKVDYRLYGCPPEKKDFLYALGTFLIGSWPEDIDYPVCVECRLKGNSCILIEKGEPCLGPLTVAGCDARCPSYNIACIGCRGAIGYDVAWFDSLAKTFKEKGLTKEEILERMRIFNAHNPKLEEMVNKIFEEGE
- the hydA gene encoding NADPH-dependent hydrogenase/sulfhydrogenase 1 subunit alpha, with the translated sequence MYIPITVDHIARVEGKGGIEIVMGDEGVKEVKLNIIEGPRFFEAITIGKKLEEALAVYPRICSFCSAAHKLTAVEAAEKAVGFTPREEIQDLRDLLYIGDMIESHALHLYLLVLPDYLGYSNPLSMLDKYKKEIEYAMALKNIGAKIMDYLASRPIHQENAIMGGFGKLPTKAQFEELKRELKEALPMAEYTVELFSKLEQYKEVEDKEMIHMAVKPRNGVYGIFGDYIKVSDGFEFPVEDYQKHIVERVVEHSFAKHSFYKDKPFMVGAISRIVNNADLLYGRAKELYAQYKDLLRYDNCFANNFAQALELVYFIERAIDIIDDTLAKWPIRPRDEVEIRDGRGVSITEAPRGLVAYTIEVKDGRVAYADIITPTAMNLAIMERHVRMMAEKHYQDDPERLKYLTEMTVRAYDPCISCSVHVVKL